From the genome of Flavobacterium ovatum, one region includes:
- a CDS encoding histidine phosphatase family protein, protein MKNLILIRHGKSNWDVPFKDIDRPLDKKGMLDAHLVSSNIFNYVPKTYILWSSVAKRAADTAMIFAQNLLAPIESIIFKKELYTFDERQLEEIIKSCDNLYESLILFGHNDAITNFVNKFGDINIDNVPTSGFVSMQFGTDNWKTINEGKIKKIITPKDFK, encoded by the coding sequence ATGAAAAATTTAATATTAATACGTCACGGTAAATCTAATTGGGATGTCCCATTTAAAGATATAGACCGACCATTAGATAAAAAAGGAATGCTGGATGCTCATCTGGTTTCGTCAAATATTTTTAATTACGTTCCTAAAACCTATATATTGTGGAGTAGTGTTGCAAAAAGAGCCGCTGATACAGCAATGATCTTTGCTCAAAATTTACTAGCTCCTATTGAAAGTATTATTTTTAAAAAAGAATTATACACTTTTGATGAAAGGCAACTAGAAGAAATCATAAAATCTTGTGATAATTTATATGAAAGCCTTATTCTTTTTGGACATAATGATGCAATTACAAATTTTGTTAATAAATTTGGAGATATAAATATTGATAATGTTCCTACTTCAGGATTTGTGTCGATGCAATTTGGTACAGACAATTGGAAAACTATTAATGAAGGCAAAATAAAAAAAATAATAACCCCAAAAGATTTTAAATAA
- a CDS encoding nucleotidyltransferase domain-containing protein, with protein sequence MILIEKNIDRLRSICSTYHVEKMYLFGSALNSDFNDKSDIDFLVKFKSFELSQYFENYINLKENLKKLFGREIDLVEEQTLKNPILIKSINKSKELIYG encoded by the coding sequence ATGATACTAATTGAAAAAAATATCGACCGCTTAAGATCCATTTGTTCAACATACCATGTTGAGAAAATGTATCTATTTGGCTCGGCATTAAATTCAGACTTTAATGATAAAAGTGATATTGATTTTTTAGTGAAGTTCAAGTCTTTTGAATTATCCCAATACTTTGAAAATTACATCAATCTAAAAGAAAATTTAAAAAAACTATTTGGTCGAGAAATAGATTTAGTTGAAGAACAAACCCTCAAAAACCCGATTCTTATAAAATCGATAAATAAATCTAAAGAACTTATTTATGGATGA
- a CDS encoding HepT-like ribonuclease domain-containing protein has product MDERILKWLFDVKMAIEEIDSYFSDEVKDFLKYRNNLMLKRAVERDLEIIGEAINRIITRDQNFEIKITNAKAIISFRNQVIHAYDNISDENIWSILINHLPKLKVEIDNLIDNK; this is encoded by the coding sequence ATGGATGAGAGAATATTAAAATGGCTGTTTGATGTTAAAATGGCTATTGAGGAAATCGATAGTTATTTTTCGGATGAAGTAAAGGACTTTTTAAAATATCGCAATAACCTAATGTTAAAAAGGGCAGTTGAAAGAGATTTAGAAATTATTGGTGAAGCAATAAATCGAATTATTACTCGTGATCAAAATTTTGAAATTAAAATTACAAATGCAAAGGCGATTATTAGTTTTAGAAATCAAGTAATTCATGCTTATGACAATATTTCTGACGAAAATATTTGGTCAATTCTAATCAATCACCTTCCAAAACTTAAAGTCGAAATTGACAATCTAATTGACAATAAATAA
- the ppk1 gene encoding polyphosphate kinase 1, producing the protein MLEQKYIDREKSWLAFNARVLQEAADKSVPLLERLRFLGIFSNNLDEFFRVRFAAIRRLSLSGKTGEKILGGISSQQLVKDITEIVINHQDESLKIFKEIEVELEAQNVFIINENEISIDQEIFLKDFFIQKLSPELVTIILNDLAEFPLLKDNMGYLAIKLAMKEKEVRYAIIEIPKTMNRFVVLPSQDDKQYVILIDDVIRHNLKNIFNIFDFESVSAHMIKISRDAQLEIDSDLSKSMLEKISTSVKDRRIGEPVRFIYDQLIAEDTLYFFLEKMKIVSTDSIIPGGRYHNRRDYMDFPNLGRFDLLYKKNLPLPIPGLSLDGSLLQKISKKDYLLHAPYQSFSYLTRFLREAALDPMVTSIKITLYRLAKNSQIISSLINAAKNGKKVTVQIELQARFDEASNISYAEQMQTEGINLIFGIKGLKVHSKICVIERLESGKTKRYGFISTGNFNEATAKVYTDVTLFTSHQQILKDITKIFEFFDINYRIHRYKHLIVSPHYSRSRFYKLIDREILHAIAGRNAYMKLKMNSLSDFEMIDKLYAASKAGVKIQLEVRGICSLIPGVKGLSENIEAISIVDNYLEHSRIYIFGNAGLPDVFISSADFMTRNLDGRVEVTCPIYDEEIKKELIDNFDLGWKGNVKARYHSDKLDNKYRESNGDPVFRAQLETYRYYQNKVHLLERTEQN; encoded by the coding sequence GTGTTAGAACAAAAATATATTGATAGAGAAAAAAGTTGGTTAGCATTTAATGCAAGAGTTCTTCAAGAAGCAGCAGATAAATCAGTTCCACTTTTAGAAAGATTACGTTTTTTAGGAATATTTTCAAATAATTTAGATGAATTTTTTAGAGTACGCTTTGCTGCAATAAGACGATTAAGTCTTTCTGGTAAAACGGGTGAAAAAATTTTAGGAGGAATATCATCCCAACAATTGGTTAAGGACATAACTGAAATAGTTATTAACCATCAAGATGAAAGTTTAAAAATATTTAAAGAAATTGAAGTTGAGTTAGAAGCTCAAAATGTTTTTATAATAAATGAAAATGAGATTTCAATTGATCAAGAAATTTTCTTGAAAGACTTTTTTATCCAGAAACTAAGCCCGGAATTAGTTACTATTATTCTTAATGATCTGGCAGAATTCCCATTGTTAAAAGACAATATGGGCTATTTAGCCATTAAGTTAGCCATGAAAGAAAAGGAAGTTAGGTATGCTATTATTGAAATACCAAAAACAATGAATCGTTTTGTTGTTTTGCCTTCTCAAGATGATAAGCAATATGTTATTCTAATTGATGATGTGATTCGGCATAATTTAAAGAACATTTTCAATATTTTTGATTTTGAAAGTGTCTCTGCTCATATGATAAAAATTAGCCGTGATGCACAATTAGAGATTGATAGTGACTTGAGTAAAAGTATGCTAGAGAAAATATCTACTAGTGTGAAAGATAGAAGGATAGGGGAACCAGTTCGTTTTATTTACGACCAATTAATTGCCGAGGATACCCTTTACTTTTTCTTAGAGAAAATGAAAATTGTATCAACTGATAGTATTATTCCAGGAGGTAGGTACCACAATAGGAGAGATTATATGGACTTTCCTAATTTAGGTCGTTTTGATTTATTATATAAAAAAAATCTCCCTTTGCCAATTCCTGGATTGAGTTTAGATGGTAGTTTGTTGCAAAAAATCAGTAAAAAAGATTACTTATTACATGCGCCATATCAATCATTTTCATACTTAACACGTTTTTTGCGTGAGGCAGCTCTTGATCCAATGGTTACCTCTATAAAAATCACATTATATAGGTTAGCCAAAAATTCTCAAATCATTAGTTCACTTATCAACGCCGCTAAGAACGGGAAAAAAGTTACAGTTCAAATTGAACTACAAGCTCGATTTGATGAGGCTTCTAATATTTCTTATGCAGAACAAATGCAAACTGAAGGAATCAATCTTATTTTTGGAATCAAAGGTTTAAAAGTTCATAGTAAGATCTGTGTGATTGAACGATTAGAAAGTGGAAAAACGAAACGTTATGGCTTTATTTCAACAGGTAATTTTAACGAAGCCACTGCTAAGGTATATACAGACGTGACATTGTTTACAAGTCATCAACAAATCCTAAAAGATATTACTAAAATTTTCGAGTTCTTTGATATTAATTACAGAATACATCGTTATAAACATTTGATAGTCTCTCCTCATTATAGCCGTTCACGTTTTTATAAACTGATTGACAGAGAAATTCTTCATGCAATTGCTGGACGTAATGCTTATATGAAATTGAAAATGAATAGTTTGTCTGATTTTGAAATGATTGATAAATTGTATGCTGCAAGTAAAGCAGGAGTAAAGATTCAATTAGAAGTGAGAGGTATTTGTTCTTTAATTCCTGGAGTTAAAGGTTTGAGTGAAAATATTGAAGCAATAAGTATTGTTGATAATTATTTAGAACATTCTAGAATTTATATTTTTGGGAATGCAGGACTTCCAGATGTATTTATTTCTTCAGCTGATTTTATGACCCGTAATTTAGACGGTAGGGTAGAAGTAACCTGTCCTATATACGATGAAGAAATAAAAAAAGAACTTATCGATAATTTTGATTTAGGGTGGAAAGGGAATGTGAAAGCTCGTTATCATTCAGATAAATTGGATAACAAATATAGAGAAAGTAATGGAGATCCAGTATTTAGAGCACAATTAGAAACTTACAGATACTACCAAAACAAAGTACACTTATTAGAGCGAACAGAACAAAACTAA
- a CDS encoding exopolyphosphatase: protein MITLKKYAAIDIGSNAMRLLVVNIVEQEGKETQFNKSALVRVPIRLGQDAFTVGEISEENANRMCDAMKAFNLLMKVHKVESYRAFATSAMREAYNGKEVVALIKKKADLKIEIIDGKKEAAIIASTEIKHLLVNDQNYLFVDVGGGSTEFTVFSNGKIVSSKSFKAGTVRLLNNMVCDVVWDEIEKWIKKYTADFDDIALIGSGGNINKIFKMSGKTLEKPLSYMYMNSQYTFLNSLTYEQRIAELGLNPDRADVIIPAVRIYLNAMKWSGARQIYVPKIGLSDGIVKAMYFGNI from the coding sequence ATGATTACATTAAAAAAATATGCGGCCATAGATATTGGTTCTAATGCAATGCGACTCTTAGTTGTAAATATTGTGGAGCAAGAGGGTAAGGAAACTCAATTTAACAAAAGTGCCCTTGTGCGAGTACCTATTCGATTGGGTCAAGATGCTTTTACTGTTGGTGAAATATCTGAAGAGAACGCCAATAGAATGTGTGATGCAATGAAAGCTTTTAATCTTTTGATGAAGGTTCATAAAGTGGAATCCTATAGAGCTTTTGCTACTTCAGCAATGCGAGAAGCATATAATGGAAAAGAAGTTGTAGCACTTATAAAGAAGAAAGCAGATCTTAAAATTGAAATTATTGACGGAAAAAAAGAAGCGGCGATAATTGCTTCAACCGAAATAAAACATTTGTTGGTAAATGACCAGAACTATTTATTTGTAGATGTAGGTGGGGGAAGTACGGAGTTTACTGTTTTTTCAAATGGAAAGATAGTAAGTTCTAAATCTTTCAAGGCAGGTACGGTACGTTTGCTTAATAATATGGTATGTGATGTTGTTTGGGATGAAATTGAAAAATGGATAAAAAAATATACAGCTGATTTTGATGATATTGCTTTAATTGGTTCTGGTGGTAATATCAATAAAATATTTAAGATGTCTGGTAAAACTCTAGAAAAACCTTTATCGTATATGTATATGAACTCTCAATATACTTTTTTGAATTCATTGACTTATGAGCAACGAATTGCTGAACTAGGACTGAACCCTGATCGAGCTGACGTTATTATACCCGCTGTTAGAATATATCTTAACGCAATGAAATGGAGTGGGGCTAGGCAAATTTATGTTCCAAAAATAGGACTATCAGATGGAATTGTAAAAGCTATGTATTTTGGAAACATTTAA
- a CDS encoding lysozyme inhibitor LprI family protein, which translates to MKIILTTICLMISVLGFSQTQLDLNSEAIKDYNTSDKKLNQVYQQILREYKSDLVFIANFKKAQRLWVQFRDAEMNAKFPDREVGYYGSVQPMCWNHYLEILTNERITKLKTWIIGIEEGDVCTGTVKVKN; encoded by the coding sequence ATGAAAATAATACTTACTACAATTTGTTTGATGATTAGTGTCTTGGGTTTTTCACAAACGCAATTAGATTTGAATTCAGAAGCTATTAAAGATTATAATACCTCGGATAAAAAACTAAATCAAGTGTACCAACAAATACTAAGAGAGTATAAAAGTGACTTGGTCTTTATTGCAAATTTTAAAAAAGCGCAAAGACTTTGGGTGCAATTTCGTGATGCCGAAATGAATGCTAAGTTTCCCGATAGAGAAGTTGGATATTACGGTAGTGTGCAACCAATGTGTTGGAACCATTATTTAGAAATACTAACCAACGAACGAATTACAAAATTAAAGACTTGGATCATTGGCATTGAAGAAGGTGATGTTTGCACGGGAACAGTAAAAGTAAAGAATTAA
- a CDS encoding geranylgeranylglycerol-phosphate geranylgeranyltransferase has protein sequence MSFLKLIRYQNLLMLAFMQLLFRYGFLKLQNIPLALNDWQYALLVLSTILIAGAGYVINNILDQETDSENKPQNLIVGTKIRETTAYNIYIGLNCTGVAIGFYLANLIGKPNFAGLFIIIAATLYMYATSLKQIAVIGNFVIALLLSVSVLIVGVFDLYPMIIIENQQIMGSLFSVLLDYAVFAFMINFIREIVKDMEDINGDYNQGMKTLPIIFGVKRTTIVVFILSIIPIIALFFYIKNYLLTYSLFPTILYSLVFILAPLLLFTVKITTAKTQKEFHYLSTLLKGILFFGIFSILILTLNIIYNV, from the coding sequence ATGAGTTTCCTAAAACTAATACGTTACCAAAACTTGTTGATGCTTGCTTTTATGCAATTGCTTTTTCGATATGGATTTTTGAAATTACAAAATATTCCGTTGGCATTGAATGACTGGCAATATGCACTTTTGGTGTTGAGTACCATTTTAATAGCGGGGGCGGGTTATGTCATCAATAATATTTTGGATCAAGAAACTGACTCTGAAAACAAACCTCAAAATCTTATTGTAGGAACTAAAATTAGGGAAACAACTGCATACAATATATATATAGGACTCAATTGTACGGGTGTAGCAATTGGTTTTTATCTTGCTAATCTAATTGGAAAACCCAATTTCGCAGGACTTTTTATCATCATTGCAGCGACATTATATATGTATGCCACTAGTTTGAAACAAATTGCTGTCATAGGTAATTTTGTAATAGCCTTGTTGCTTTCAGTAAGTGTTTTGATTGTTGGAGTATTCGATCTATATCCAATGATCATAATAGAGAACCAACAAATTATGGGAAGTTTATTCTCGGTTCTTTTGGATTATGCGGTTTTTGCCTTTATGATTAATTTTATCCGAGAAATAGTCAAAGACATGGAAGATATTAATGGCGATTATAATCAAGGAATGAAAACCCTACCTATAATTTTTGGGGTAAAAAGAACAACTATTGTTGTATTTATATTGAGTATTATTCCCATTATTGCTCTCTTTTTTTACATTAAAAACTATTTATTGACATACAGTTTGTTTCCAACTATCTTGTATTCTTTAGTTTTTATTCTGGCTCCATTATTACTTTTCACAGTCAAAATCACAACGGCCAAAACTCAAAAAGAGTTTCATTATTTGAGTACATTGCTAAAGGGAATTCTGTTTTTCGGGATATTCTCTATTCTTATTCTTACCCTAAATATCATATACAATGTTTAA
- a CDS encoding Maf-like protein, producing the protein MFNTKLQKYKLILASGSPRRQQFFKDLELDFEIRLKEVEEIFPPELKAGEITNYLAELKAAAFDGTLLDHEILVTSDTIVWHNNQALGKPKDKEDAFRILKSLSNNTHEVITSVCFKTNSKTDLICETTKVTFNELSDEAIHYYIENYKPFDKAGSYGIQEWIGFIGVSKIEGSYANVMGMPVDKVYKYLSNLE; encoded by the coding sequence ATGTTTAATACTAAACTGCAGAAATACAAATTAATCCTAGCTTCAGGTTCGCCTAGAAGGCAACAATTTTTCAAAGATTTAGAATTGGATTTCGAAATTCGACTGAAAGAAGTAGAAGAAATTTTCCCGCCAGAGTTGAAGGCTGGAGAAATCACCAATTATTTGGCAGAATTGAAAGCCGCAGCTTTTGACGGAACACTTTTAGATCACGAAATTTTAGTAACTAGTGACACAATCGTTTGGCATAACAACCAAGCATTGGGGAAACCAAAAGATAAAGAAGATGCTTTTCGAATCTTAAAATCCTTATCCAATAACACACACGAAGTGATTACTTCCGTTTGTTTTAAGACCAATTCCAAAACCGATTTGATTTGCGAAACAACCAAAGTTACTTTCAATGAATTGAGTGACGAAGCCATTCATTATTATATTGAAAATTATAAACCTTTTGACAAAGCAGGTTCTTATGGAATTCAAGAATGGATTGGTTTTATTGGAGTTTCAAAAATTGAAGGTTCTTACGCCAATGTTATGGGAATGCCCGTGGATAAAGTTTACAAATATTTAAGTAACTTAGAGTAA
- a CDS encoding NAD(P)-dependent oxidoreductase — translation MNTNLKLGWIGLGNMGNPMVRNLLEAGFKVAVFNRSKDKETPLIEVGATSASSPQELIEHCDVVVTMLSNDEAVKEIFEDKTSGLLSKSFAGKTIINMSTVAPDTSRYLAMLCNEQQIGFIDAPVSGSVKPAQDGTLVIIVGGKPETYTHVKPVFDVLGKISIYVGIAGVASSAKLAINYLLGLNLQGLAETVLFAENNGVSKDDMLSIVNEGACANGITKIKSTAILSDSFPAAFALKHLVKDLKLANDAGLDSPLAQPLLDSYSKAENEGFGEEDVMAIIKSLK, via the coding sequence ATGAATACAAATTTAAAATTAGGTTGGATTGGTCTAGGAAACATGGGAAATCCAATGGTACGCAATTTATTGGAAGCGGGTTTTAAGGTGGCCGTATTCAATCGATCCAAAGACAAAGAAACACCGCTAATCGAGGTTGGTGCAACTTCGGCGAGTAGTCCGCAGGAACTTATAGAACATTGCGATGTGGTTGTGACGATGTTGTCCAATGATGAAGCCGTAAAGGAAATATTTGAAGATAAGACTAGCGGTTTGTTGTCAAAAAGCTTTGCTGGAAAAACAATTATCAACATGAGTACGGTTGCACCTGATACTTCCCGTTATTTGGCAATGCTTTGCAATGAACAGCAAATAGGTTTTATTGATGCACCCGTTTCTGGAAGTGTGAAACCAGCACAAGATGGGACATTAGTAATCATAGTTGGAGGAAAACCAGAAACGTATACACATGTAAAACCAGTTTTTGATGTACTGGGTAAAATTTCGATTTATGTGGGTATCGCTGGAGTAGCCAGCTCGGCTAAATTAGCTATCAATTACCTCCTTGGTCTTAATCTTCAGGGATTGGCAGAAACTGTATTATTTGCAGAAAACAATGGAGTAAGTAAAGATGATATGCTATCAATAGTAAACGAAGGTGCTTGTGCCAATGGCATTACAAAGATTAAATCGACTGCCATATTAAGTGATTCTTTTCCAGCGGCATTTGCTCTTAAGCATCTTGTTAAAGATTTAAAACTGGCCAATGATGCAGGCTTAGATTCTCCATTAGCACAACCATTACTCGACAGTTATAGTAAGGCTGAAAACGAAGGTTTTGGAGAGGAAGATGTTATGGCGATTATAAAAAGCTTAAAGTAA
- a CDS encoding DUF2520 domain-containing protein, with protein sequence MVKVILIGSGNLAQHLIVAFQETEKSGRPIELVQVFARQKEGLTHLLHSDKIVSDWSQLKEADLYIIAVSDDAIGEVASQLPFTNRLVVHTSGAMDLQTLDSKNRKGVFYPLQSFTKNKKVAFKTIPICLESENEDDYKMMEKVATAISNKIYPIQSQQRKALHVAAVFVNNFTNHLFKIGAEICADNQIPFEILQPLILETVQKITTISPEQAQTGPAIRNDQKTIATHEQFLTNENQLNLYKILTQSIQNNGKKL encoded by the coding sequence ATGGTAAAAGTAATACTCATTGGATCGGGAAATCTAGCACAACATCTTATTGTTGCGTTTCAAGAGACTGAAAAGTCAGGAAGACCTATTGAGTTGGTTCAAGTTTTTGCCCGACAAAAAGAAGGACTAACTCACCTACTCCACTCTGATAAAATAGTTTCAGATTGGAGTCAATTGAAAGAAGCAGATTTGTATATCATTGCTGTTTCTGATGATGCGATTGGTGAAGTAGCTTCACAATTGCCTTTTACAAATAGATTGGTGGTACATACGTCTGGTGCAATGGATTTGCAAACTTTAGATTCAAAAAACCGAAAAGGTGTTTTTTATCCATTACAGTCTTTTACCAAAAATAAAAAAGTCGCTTTTAAGACTATTCCTATTTGCTTGGAATCTGAAAATGAAGATGATTATAAGATGATGGAAAAAGTAGCGACTGCTATTTCGAACAAAATCTATCCCATACAATCACAACAACGCAAAGCCTTACATGTGGCAGCAGTATTTGTGAATAATTTCACGAATCATTTATTCAAAATCGGAGCAGAAATTTGCGCCGACAATCAAATTCCGTTTGAAATATTACAACCTTTGATCCTAGAAACTGTTCAAAAAATCACAACAATTTCGCCCGAACAAGCACAAACGGGACCAGCAATTAGAAACGATCAGAAAACTATTGCGACACACGAGCAATTTTTGACTAATGAAAACCAATTAAATTTATATAAAATCTTAACCCAATCAATACAAAATAATGGCAAAAAGTTATAA
- a CDS encoding HAD-IIIA family hydrolase — protein sequence MAKSYKEIMNDITTFIFDVDGVLTDGSVFIANDGEMLRTMNIKDGYAMKAAIESGYNVCIISGGKNEGVRVRLRNLGITDIHLGAPDKVETFEEYTELYSIKPEQVLYMGDDIPDYHVMKLVGLPTCPQDASPEIKMISKYISHKNGGKGAVREVIEQVMKVQGKWMEYFEGTNN from the coding sequence ATGGCAAAAAGTTATAAGGAAATAATGAATGACATCACAACTTTTATTTTTGATGTAGATGGTGTACTGACTGATGGTTCTGTTTTTATTGCAAACGATGGCGAAATGCTTCGTACTATGAACATCAAAGATGGTTATGCGATGAAAGCCGCTATTGAAAGTGGTTATAATGTTTGTATTATTTCTGGTGGAAAAAATGAAGGAGTGCGTGTTCGTTTGCGCAATTTAGGAATTACAGATATTCATTTGGGAGCACCTGATAAAGTAGAAACTTTTGAAGAATACACCGAACTCTATTCGATCAAACCAGAACAAGTATTGTATATGGGTGACGATATTCCTGATTATCATGTGATGAAATTGGTCGGATTACCTACTTGTCCACAAGATGCTAGTCCAGAAATCAAAATGATTTCAAAATACATTTCACATAAAAATGGAGGAAAAGGTGCCGTTAGAGAAGTGATCGAACAAGTGATGAAAGTACAAGGAAAGTGGATGGAATATTTTGAAGGTACTAACAATTAA
- a CDS encoding DUF4494 domain-containing protein translates to MSTTWFECKVKYRKIDENGGQKVTTEPYLVDALSYTEAERRINEEMAAYISEEFKITNIKVANYAEIHPFENTDRWFKSKISLIAYDEESGKERKTNMYFLVQANDVKEAYDNTVHVMNNTMGEYNIPAISESPIMDVFPYFSGEDSDLEKIEKFNTLKASKPVVEEEKIDSMEFETELSELEA, encoded by the coding sequence ATGAGTACAACTTGGTTCGAATGCAAAGTAAAATATAGAAAAATTGATGAAAATGGTGGACAAAAAGTAACTACTGAACCTTATTTGGTAGATGCTTTGTCTTATACAGAAGCAGAACGCCGTATCAATGAAGAGATGGCGGCTTATATTAGTGAAGAGTTTAAAATCACCAATATTAAAGTAGCCAACTACGCCGAAATTCATCCTTTTGAAAATACTGATCGTTGGTTTAAATCCAAAATTTCTTTAATCGCTTATGATGAAGAAAGTGGAAAAGAGCGCAAAACAAACATGTACTTTTTGGTACAAGCCAATGATGTGAAAGAAGCCTATGATAATACCGTTCATGTGATGAATAACACCATGGGCGAGTACAATATCCCCGCTATTTCGGAATCACCTATTATGGACGTGTTTCCTTATTTCAGTGGAGAAGATAGTGATCTAGAAAAGATAGAAAAATTCAATACTCTAAAAGCTTCAAAGCCTGTAGTAGAGGAGGAGAAGATCGACTCAATGGAATTTGAAACAGAATTATCCGAACTAGAAGCGTAA
- a CDS encoding mechanosensitive ion channel domain-containing protein translates to MMVFLDNFTKETLSTGVVLLIMIVLRIVVSNVVRKFAKSTHIIEHRTNLVIKYLHLLINSMVLIALTLIWGVQAKDIIIAISSITTVVGVAMVAQWSILSNITSGIILFFSFPFKIGDVIKIHDKDFPIVGEIEDITAFHISLITKEGEVVVYPNNLVFQKGISIMKNHFEDKEFVD, encoded by the coding sequence ATGATGGTATTTCTAGATAACTTTACTAAAGAGACACTTTCAACTGGAGTTGTGCTGCTTATTATGATTGTATTGCGAATCGTAGTATCGAATGTTGTTCGAAAATTTGCCAAATCAACACATATTATTGAACACAGAACAAACTTAGTCATTAAGTATCTCCATTTATTAATTAACTCAATGGTTCTAATTGCATTAACATTAATTTGGGGAGTTCAAGCCAAAGATATTATTATTGCTATATCGTCTATAACAACAGTTGTAGGAGTAGCTATGGTGGCACAATGGTCCATATTGAGTAATATTACATCGGGTATTATTTTGTTTTTTTCATTTCCATTTAAAATTGGAGATGTCATAAAAATACATGATAAGGATTTCCCAATTGTTGGTGAGATTGAGGATATTACTGCTTTTCATATTTCATTAATAACAAAAGAGGGGGAAGTGGTCGTTTACCCAAATAACTTAGTTTTTCAAAAGGGTATTTCGATTATGAAAAATCATTTTGAAGATAAAGAGTTTGTGGATTGA